The Elaeis guineensis isolate ETL-2024a chromosome 12, EG11, whole genome shotgun sequence sequence ATGCTGCGATATTCTAACATTAACAATGCTAGATACCAAAAAAGGGCAACCCAAAGCACAATTCTACCACCGTTATAGAGTCTAGGGAGGGTCGGACATACGCAGCTCTACCCCCTCATGCAAAGAGGCCATTTCCATATTTCGAACATATGATCTATAGGTCACAATGGCGCAACTTTACCGTTGTGCCGAGGCTCGCCTTTTATCGATGATACTAGATTCAAATACTTGCATCAAAAATTAATGCCTTTTATAAAACAAGAGTTCTCCTCCGGACATATTTCAATTACTGTCCTTTCAGGTTAAACAGCAAAAATGTTGGGCAGTTAGTGCATAATATATGTGGACTCCAAATAAAAATGAAATATGTTGTTCTTATAAGGAAAAAACAACTAGACACCAACAGCAAATTATTCATAATTTCCTTAGAAGGACCTATACCGGAACCGTCAGAAGATGCAGCTCTTAGCATGGCGCATGGAAAAAGAATAAGCATACAACTAAAGCCTTGGAATAAGGCATGTTTGTCATAACCATGATTAACAGATAGGGAGACCTCGTATAACATTAAGTTTCATTAATATTCATAAATTTTGTAAAACATTTCATCAGCCTCTTAAGACATGTTAAATATCAGTTTAGTAAAAAAGTTTGATGGGGCCCATACACCATAAGTAAGATTGTAGGACTACAAGATATTCAAGGAGCCGTAACAGAATTATTAGTTGATGCTAATACAGCATAAGGTGATATAAAGATACCCACATAAGGTCATAAAATTAAGACACATTAGGGAGTTCGATCAACCAACAGAAAGCAGGTGGGAAGAAAACATGAGTGCTTCAATTATTACAAAAGAATTGAAGCAAAAAAGTTCATATTGTTGGCTCAACTGAATGAATTAGATTactatataagaaaaaaattgccTTTGTAGTCATTGAAACAATAGAGTATGAACATGAAAGAGTCACATAAGGTATCTTACCCTATTATAGGTTCTCTTGATCTTCTATGGGATCTTTTTGACCGATCACCAACCCATTCTCTTCTCATCTCATTCCAAGCTATAGCAGCTACACAACATAATAAGCAAATTCCCACAGCATTTATCACAAAAGGGATTTTGTATTTTTTAACCAAAGTACaggaaaaaatagaaataaattacAAATGGCCAATAAAGTTATTTCTCGCAAGGTAGAGATTCTGAAGCTGGTTTAGGACCCAAGGAAGAAGATTATGTCTGCTAAACTCATGACTGCTACTCAATTTACATTAATCTCCCCCTCATCTCACCATTTTTTGTGTAATCATTACTCACAAAAAGTACAGAAATTGTTAATTGGAATTGCAAATGAAAAATTTTCAGGCAAATTGAAGTCTTACCAATTCTTCATATTCCATATCTAAGCAATGTAAAATCCGGTACTCTGCTTCCTGCTTAGGTTTTGACACTCAAATATTATGTATGGATGCAAGCTTATTTTTTGTTTCCAACCTAAACTTGTGTGCATGTGTTCGTTTGCCCTCTTCATCCCTATAAGTGTAAGTAATGCTGGAGGGGAGACCAGCATTCTTTTAGATTAAGCTTAGGGGTTACTAAACCATGGTCGAGCCAAACTGTCATGGATAAAAATGAAAGATGTGCATAGCAAAAGACTCAGTTGAGTAGCTATAGGGTTTTCATTCCCCTAGTCTTTATAACACCTTAAGAGAGATTCTGTAAACAAGGATGGCCAATTAAATGTTCGTGTAAAAGAGCAGCATTGAAAGAGGTGGCTACTGTGTCAGTATAACACTGTAAGACTTGATAAAGTAAAATCTAAAAGAAAGTGGGATTATAAATCAGTAGAATGATCCAACAAGACAAAATGACATCCTTTATACCAGGACATATTGGAATTTATATTATTGTGCTGTGTAGCACAAAGCGACGAAGCAATAGAGTGATATGTAATGAATTATAATTCACTCAAAATAAAAGTATCACATTTCAAAAAACACTGACCTTGGTTGACAAATGAAGAGCCATTTCCATTTTCTAGTGAAAATGTGTTTTCTTCGCCAACAGAAATAGGACCTGAAGACAGGTTTGCTTCAGGGCAGTGAAAATTGCTGTTATTGTTTTCCATTTTGTCTGAAGCCAACGACCATAGCCTTTCCCTACAGATTGATAAGTGGCCTATGTTCCATTCTTGGTGGACATTCAATGATCTCTCCGATGATTCACTTTTGGCTGGTCCTCCCAAACAACAACTGCTCTGTAGAAAGATTGACAAAATTGAGCTGGTGCACTTCGTGCAAGGAGTACATACCACTAAACTTTTACTGCAATTTTAAGTAATATGAAACAAGAGGGTGTGCACAAATAAATAAACATAAAGACAAGATAAGCGCACTAAGAATAATAATGATAACAAGTGTCTACTGTTAAAAAAAAAACCTTGTGACAAGAAGCACCTACCCCATGTAAGCGAAGAGAAAGTGTCTACTGTTGGACTATCCATCTAACATCACTGAGTACAGTCTGAATGACAAGTCAAGTAGCAGTATGAAATGGACTTCTCAATTCCAATCAGTACAAATGTTCCGATGTCACCTTCCTGTTCATCAATGACAGCATCAAAGTCCCAAACTTTGTGTAAATTTTCAGACATGCAGATTATGGAACATGAATCATCCATAAGAAAACCAAGCAGCAGCTAATAATTCAGACAATAACATTAACAATTCCAATGCAAATGACTGCTGAATCTCTGACTAGTGATTCTTTATATGTAGTATATGTTAGAATACTTTTGAACTTCCATCACATTTGggagaaaataaataaaatgacatATAACTTGCAGAGGCATCATAGACAAGAAGGAACGgaaataacaaaagaaaaaaattcaaaactacTAATTCAGAATAGCAAGTAATATCCACAATGGAAAGCTAaatcaactttttttttaaaaaaaaagcacCTATACAAAGTGGACTGACCCCAAACTACAGGTTCACAAAATTATTTTTAGCATATAATAGGATGATAGGCACTAATAAACTCTTTTTTGTGGTTTCATAACTTCTTAAGCAAAGGATTACTAATACATCCATGAAGGACTCGAACGGATGACTTGAGACAATAGAAGGTGGATGCCATAAGATGCCATCTATAAGTGGTAACATATCATAAAAACTTAAAGGAAAATATTACAAAATAGTCAATAGACCAGTTTTACTACATAAAAATGTTGGACAAAAACTTGACCCATAAGCATAATATGAGCATTGCATGCACAAGGATGCTAAGGTGAAATCCTGCTAGAACTTAGAACAGAAATCAAAAGTAATAGCTTATAAGAAGATTAGTAGTACCAATAACAGCATAGAAGGAACCATTTTGGGCACTTTGGCCACACGCAGCATAACTCACCCGTCCTGAGACGGGGTTTACAGTGAGGGGGTTCACAttagtttagaagattaaaaactATTGAAAGATCAAACATAGACGTGCTCAAATCAACGTGCATGGAGGAAGTGGGGAAATGAGTTTATGACATTTTGCCGTTTGCATCTTGGACTTGGCTTAGAGTCATTTCAGAAGTAGGATACAAAAAACCCAACCTCAAATAGGTGGCAAAAGGCTCTAGTTTACATTTATGAAACAACATTTACGTCAGCATGTTTGGTCTTTACATTTATGTATCAAGGATGGCATTACGTCGGATAGCTTGAACTTTCATTAGTATCAACGATGAATTAGGTTATTTAACCTCAGATAGGCTCCCTGGCAGTTGCTAGCTTGAGACTTTGTTTATAGACTGCTTAAAAACATTATGTTCCTTTCATTGTGTTGTATTCAGTTCCATTAGCCATTTTATGCCCACATCCTCACATCTTGCTTTATTTCACCACAAAAACATTTAGGGGTTGCTCGGATGCTTGCACAGGCTATTCAATCAATATTCCTCATTTAGTTGGTGCTGGGAAGATGTTAGGATGGGAAGAAAGGAACTTTTGTAAACAGAGAGATCTTAGAATCATAGAATTCCAAAAGGATCTGGTTATGGTAGATCACCTTTTAGATGGAATAAGTGAACCCTTTTTTGTTAGATTGTGTTATCCACCTTTCAGTGTGGCCATTGTTTGTGTTATCCACCTTTGAGTAAGAcctttgttgtgttatccacctTTGCAAAACAAAATGCCTGAGTGGGACCTTTTAACTCTTCAAAAGCAATTCAGCTTGCTGCCATGTACTTAGGCTACAATCTGTCTTTGATAATGGAAGCTTTCCAACACTGCCTCTCTCCTAGAGAAAATTTCATCAACTTGATTAAATGTGCAATTAAAGCAAAAGGAATTGGCTGTACTGTCTTAATCCAAGTGAGTTACTTATATCTCAATCCATGACTTTCTTGCATTACAACCTGACATTTGAAAATAACTTCAATAGGATTCCTCCTTTCAAGTAAATTAATGAATAAGATTTCTCATGCATGACATAAGTAACCATTGTGATAGATGTGCTTAATATTACTCTACTAATAAGGCTTTTTAACCATCATTAAGGTTATTAAGTCAAGGTCATGCATGCGGGGGCGTTGGCTTGCAGAAAACAGCTAAAAAGCATGCCTTGTTTTTCATATTTGATAAGCA is a genomic window containing:
- the LOC105055630 gene encoding uncharacterized protein produces the protein MGCCLGGPAKSESSERSLNVHQEWNIGHLSICRERLWSLASDKMENNNSNFHCPEANLSSGPISVGEENTFSLENGNGSSFVNQAAIAWNEMRREWVGDRSKRSHRRSREPIIGWCTTYDDLLAVGQPFPQPIPLSEMVDFLVDIWDEEGLYD